From the genome of Bos javanicus breed banteng chromosome 23, ARS-OSU_banteng_1.0, whole genome shotgun sequence:
TGGAGCTGATGGCTAGATTGCTGCGGCTATAAATCCATCACTTCCCAGGTCAGCTCTGCGAGGCGCTGGGACTAAAGGGCTGGCGGAGCGAATTCCTGGGCTAGCGCGCATGCGTCGGCAGGTAGCAACCCAGCTCTTTATGACCAGGTGAGATGTTGGTGAGCAGGTAAAAAAAGGAGGATTTGCCTAAGCGATTCCAGGGAGCGGGCCCAGCCGAGCCCTACAGCCCATGCCCGGCGGGGACCCGTCGCCAGGAGCGCCGAGCCGCGATGTCCATACTTGCCAAAATGGGGGACTGGCAGGTACGGGGGTTTGCCTTGGCTGGGGCTGAGGTGGGCGGGGGTGGAGCGGGGGAGGGGGCCGGGCGGGGGGAGGCGGAGAGCAGGAGCCGTGGCCCAGGGCGGCGGAGTCGCAGGGGAGGCGCGCGGGGCAGCGCCCAGGAGTGTTCCCCGGAGAGAACGCGGGCAGGAGAAAACGGGCACAGGCGGCGGCCGCGGCGTTGGGGGCCACGCGCGCCACCGGCCGGCCAGGCGCGGGGCAAAGTCCGGCGCACGCTCCACAGGTGGCCCCGGGGGTCACTTGTGGTTTGAGCTACGGCCaccggcccccccacccccgccccgccaccaCCCCCCAAGTAGaaactgggctggatgactcattCGGGCGGGAGcagggcgcggggcgggggtgcgCTGCGCCGGGAGGAAGGTTCCCGGCTCGCTACGCCTCCGGTCTCGCCCTGGACCCCAAGGCTGCGCGTGAGCCGGGGCTCCAGTGCACCTGTCTCTCTTCCCGGCTCCACATTTGGGGGAACCAACAGGGCGGGAAGACTAGAGAGGGGGCCGGCTGGATGGGTCGCGCCGGCGAGCGTGTTCTTTCGGGGAATGCCTTAAAGAGTTTGCGCCAAGTTGAGCTGCTCACTCCGGCTAGTTCCCgaagctagtttttttttttcacctcttgGGCTCCGGGTGGGGGTGACTGGCGGGGGGAAGTAAGTGGCTAGGGATGCGGCAGAAGGCCTAGATTTGGTCAAAACCAACGCCTCCCGACGTTGGCCCGACTAGGCCGCAGGCACCACGAGGCCAAGTAGACTCCAGATACTTCGCTCTTTGAGCCCGGGGCCCGACCTCGGCCAAGGGAGCCTTAGGTTCAGCGTCCTCCTCCTACCTTCCAGACATTTCCCTACGAAACCAGGGAGTCTCTGGCCAGGCTGGTGAGGAGGGCAGCCTCTCTCCTGTCGCCGATTTCTTAATGGGAACCGCGGGGCCCTCTTTTCGCCCTAGCCAAGGGAAGGCCTCTTGGGGCGAGATTCTGAGTGCGGAAAAGCCTGCGGGCCCGTTGGAATGGAAGGCCCCGAACTTCCTAAAAAAAAGCTCAGGCCCTGCTCCTTCCGGAGCGAGTTCTTTCGCTTGTTTCAGGTTCTGTCCACGAGAAGCAAAGTTCAGAGAAGTCCCATCACCTCGCTCTCTGGAGTCGGGAAAAGGAAGTCAACACgatgtctttccttctttccttgtaCTTATTATTTTATCAGTTAGGAGGTCTTTGAAGCCTCTCCTTCCCAGTTAAACCTAAACAAGGGCAACTTCATCTCCAGAGTTAGACTTTGTGGTTTAAGGGTGCAAATCCCACTCCGAACTCAGATGTCCGgcacccactctctccctctcttgccCTGTGGTTCTCAGAGACcttcttcattctcttctctGAAGGGTGAAGACTGGGGGGCTCTTTGAAAGCCGAGGTCTTTCGGTTTTCTCCTCAAGCCGGGTGAACTTTGCGCAGAAATCCTCGGGGTGAGAAAAGGCCAGGAGTGCAGGCCTGGCCAGGGGCTGGGCCTCCAGTGAGCCCCCGCTGAGGTTTGGAAGCAGCAAGATTCCAGCCTGAAGGAGACAGGAGTGAACCGTGGTCCTGCCTCCCGGCGGGCTCAGTTTAACAAGCAGTGGGAAGCTGGGATCTCTGGTCGGGCAGGCGGATTTTGGGTCTGTAGGGGCCTGGGGCCCACTTGGTGGTGACCACCACCACCGGCGAAAATGGCAGCATCCTGGGTGTCTCTTGGTCTCTCTCAGTTGTCTCTGTCCCTTACACAGATAACTCACTCTTTTCCCAACGCCCTTTACACGCCCCCAGGCCAGGCCTGGACACCCCCCGACCCCTGCCGCCAGGCCTGGCGCTGCCGTCCTGGGGTCCCAGGCAGGCCGGAGCATTGACATGCAATGAAGAGGCTTGTGGTGGAAATGACGCTCACACCAGTGCGGCCTCGCTGGCTCCGGGGGCGCCGGGACGCTCGCCGGGGCCTTTCTAAAGCGCTCGGCGCCGCGGAGCCCTCGGGCCCCAATCTGCACCTCAAAGGCGCCCTCGGCGGGAAAACAACAACAGTTTAGCAGCCCCGGCGGGTGCGGAGCCAGAAATCCGCGGGGCTCCGGTCAGCGAAGGGGGAAGGTGGATAAGACGGAGGCCTTTACATGCCTTCCCCAGCCCACAAGTAGAAAGAAAGCGAAACTTAAAGAGCTCCCCAAGCGCACTGGGGGCGCTGGCGGCGTGAGGGTGTACACTGCCCTGCTCCCAGCCCAGAGCGTGGCCTACGGATCGCTCTTCCGGGCTGCGGCGGCTGTTGGGAGAGTGTCGGTGCTCCAGGCGGCCCCCCTCCCGACGTCCAGCCGCTGCTGCTGGGCGGCGGCCCTGGGGGCAGCCCGCAGGGTGAGTGGCGCTAGGCTGGAAGTTGACCGTTTTTGAGGGCGGAGTACCGTGCCGAATCTCGAGCTGGGTTCAGCCGAGAGGCTGTGCTGGTGTGCAGATGGGAAAAGGGAGTGCAAGGGAGGGCCTGGCACCTCGGGAGGCgtcccctctccccccacccccggctctgAACCCCCTTCTAGCTCTGGTCGCCTTCCTAACTTTAAAGTTTTGGTGTTGTTGTCGTTGGGAGGACGGTGGTGGTTGTGGCCTACTCTGCCAGGCTTGGGGAATTGGCGGCGGTCTTTTTGGAGGGAGACTTGCCCTTGGGCAgcttggggaggaggggagtcCCCCTCCTCTCGCTTTCCTTCCACCTGTTAAGCAACGCTCCTGTTTGCCACAGCCTCTTaccctccctcccccgcccctgcgAGGACGCTCTGAGAAAACTGGGAGGCCTGGAGTTTTGCAAGAAACAGGCCTAGACGGAATCAGAGGTCGTTACTAGAGCAACTCAGAGGCGAAACCTACTGTTGCTGGGGGTggctgggggtggcggggggtggggagtggtttGCAGGATtgcagagggagaaagaaggTTTTTTACGGAGGACAAACGAGGACGCTCACCAGGGGAAATTGATCCCTCTGTATTTCTAAGGATTACATCACATCTTTTTGGGTcgttctttctttaaatttttgtgtttcacactaggaaaaaaacaaaaaacaaaaaacacgaAGCCCGAGTGGGGCGCGCTGGCCCCTGCGTGGAGCCAGGGAGCCTAGACTGGCGGACCCGGACTAGGGGGTGGCTCCCCGGCCTCCGGGTTCCTCGCCAGCCGGGCACTGCGCCGCGAGGGCGCCCGCGTTAGTAACAGCACCAAATCATGAAGGAACTCTCCCTGCTTTAATTAAAAAGAGGAATCTTGGGAAAACTGGAGCAGATTAGCACAGCAAAGGGTTGGTTCCCAGCGATTTATTTTGATGCATGCATGACACGGCGCACACATGTCGGTATTTCGGCTCAACTCCAGAAGCGTGCGTGAGCCTCCGTAGGAGTTTCCATATTCCTGTCCACATcgcacctaggaagcccttagcCCAAATACCACGTTGAATTATCCGTCGGCCCAAGCTTCGTACAAATGCGAGGAAAAGTATTTAACCCCTGAAGCTGTCAAGCAACCTCTTCAGGgtacactttttattttacacGCGGCAATTAAAGGATGGCAAATACCCCAGCCGAGCGACTGAAGCCGTTTGGCAAAAATCTCCAACCTGgggatggggggatggggggcggtgaAGCGCGAAGCCAATAAAACTCCCGGGGCCCTGCGGCCGGAGGTGGCGGCTGCCCGCAGCGGAGGCAATCTCTGGCTGGGCAGAAAATCCTGGAGTGATGACGCCGGTCTTGGGTTGATGGTTATATTTAATTGAGAAAAGGGATAATAATTTCTGCTAAAATTGGACAGGGCCCGAAAGGACGGAACCACTGGTacaggcagggatgggggagaggtgCTGGGAGAGCTGGGCCCCGGGAGCGGCCACTCGGACCGTGCGCAGGGCCGGGacgaggagaggagagagacgaCGACTCGGGCGACACGGGGCCGGAGGCGCCGGCTCAGCGGCGCGCTGCGGGGCTCAAGGGAGACTCCGTGGGCTCCCGGGCGGGCGTGCGCTCTAGGAGCGAGTTCGCGCCTCGCAGAGGCCTTTATACCTGGGTCAGAGCGGCCGGCGGCAGATTGTGGTGCTGGCGAGCAATTGGACTATTGTTGATATGCTAATGAGGCGATTAGGCTGTTGGTAAAGAGcaggaaaagggaaaagtttCTACCATTAGAGGGAGATCTCCGAGCGCACACGGGAGCTCCTTCCCTCctcgcctcctcctcctcaccctcctcctcctcctcctcaccctcctcctcttcgccctccccctcctcctgcgCTCGCCGCCCGCAGCCGGCACTTTGCGCTTACCCAGAGAGTAGCTCCACTTGGGTGCGAGGCGGAGAGGGGCCAAACCCATTCACGCCGATCCATGAAAATGCTTTGGAAACTGACGGACAACATCAAGTACGAGGACTGCGAGGTAAGCGCGGCGCGGGCGCAGTCTCTCCCGCGGCTGTAGGCTCGGAGCTCCGCTTCCCTCCTCTCCTCGCCGCCAGCTGCGAGAGGCGGGTGGGACAAACTTTGCCCAGCGCAGCGCCCGCCTCTCCGATTCGCCCGAAGAGCGCAGGGGAGAAGCTGGCGAGGAAGGTTGAGGACGTTCCcttctttcattctcctccttcgcAGCCTCCTGTCCCACTCCCCCTCTACCGCGATTTTCTCCAGACCAGTTTTGAGTGTGGCTAAGGGTAGACGAGCGTGGGTTTTTGAAGTCATTGCTGGCAACTGGGCAGGCGTCTCTGAACTCTGCTTGTCTCTCCAACGAGCTTCTGAGGGCCCAGGTcaccagaaagagaaagggaaaacctCTTTCCCTCTTTAAGTCTTTGTCTCTGAtctttaacattttcatttgttcattctttccttcctttctaccAGTCCTCCACCCAACCCGCTTTAAAAAGGCCCCCTCCCTTTTGGAGAAGGGGCCCGCAGCCTGCGGTCTCAGCGGGAGCGCACCTCCCTGTGAGCCGGTTCAGTTTGGGAGCACTCCTCCACCGAACGGCTGCGGGGCTTCCTCCAGTACCCTGCGTTATTCGAGAAGTTCTAGGCAGCTTCTCGGTCTGTGCTACTGGGTCGGCGCATCCCTGGGGTGGAGGCGGGAGCCTGCTGGCCGCCGCGCCCTCAGCTGCGTGACCGTGGGAATCCCGGCGGGGCTACCCACAGCCTCCGGTGCGCGGAGCCCGCCCGGCCGATAGAGCGCGCCGCCTTGGAGCCCGTTTCAAAACCCACAGTCCCGGGAGCTCGGCTTCGTGGGGCAGCCGGGGAAGCCCCGGGACCCACGGGCCTGGCGGCTGGTGCCCCAGCCCCCTTCTAGCCCCCCGCTAggaggggggctggggagggggccgcCGCCAGAGACTTAGCTACGTAAATAGTAGGTGGCAGTCCCGGCTTGGGCTCCCCCCTACCCCCCCTTCTCTTTTTGGCATTTGGAGCTGGGAATGTGGAGCGTAGAGGTCTGTGCGGGGCGCGGCGGGGGTCTTCACTTGAAATGAGAATGTGGGCTTGGGTGAACGACGTGTCCTCcgttccctcctcctctcctctccgtggactattttaattctttttcctttaccaGCCCCTCCTGTTTCGCCCTTCCTTCCCCCAGTGAATGGGGCACGGAGTGCATGCCAAGGGGACGGTTGCTTAGCTGGGGACTCGTGGCTTGGCTGGTGCGGGGCGCAGAGACTGACTCCATGTCAGACCAGTCGCTTTGTTTTCAGGGCCGGGGGGACCCTTTGCGGACCGGTCGGGGTGACAGCGGGCTCCTAAGCCTCCTCGGGCCGTGGCCCGGGGCTCGGGCATCCCCATTCTCGAAGACCGAAAGCCCCGGCGGGCGGGGTCCAAAGTGGGGCGAGGCGCCCGGGGGACCCAGGTGGGAAGCGAACTTGCACCCCCAGAGTGGGGACCCTGTTGGGGCGCGtcgtgtgcatgtgcgtgtgagTGAGAGTCAAGggaaggggcggggggggggggggcgggagaCGAGAAgcgagaggagaaagaggaggagaaaacagtGAAGGCTGTTTCAACAACTTCGCGGTGGCGAGCGCCGGAGCAGGGATTTCGGGTTTCCGAGCCGGCTCGGGACTGTCTAATTATGCCGGGCTCTGCAGGGACATGCAGGAGGCGAGGTGCCGCTTGTTCTGACACCCCGGCGGGCAGACTGGCAGCGGCAGCCAGGGGAGAGCGAGCCGTGTCATCCGGGGGTGCGTCGGGCGGGAGTGGCCCAGCCAGTCGGACGGGTTTGCGCCGGGAGCGGGGAGTCCGTGCCAGCGGCGCCCGGGCTGGGCTGCCTCGCGTCTCTGCGCTCCCCGGGCCGCGGCCcggagccccccccccaccccgcccctcctTCGCGAGCCCCGGCCCCGGAGAGCCGAGGGCGGGGCGGCCGGCGGCGCAGAGCGGCCGGTCCCCGGAGGCCGCGGGAAGCAAGAGAGCGGCGGCCCAGGCGAGAGCCGGTCCCGGGCGGGGCGCCGGGCCATGGAGAAGCCGCGCGGCGGCGGGCGGCCGGACCCCGCGCCCCAGGCCCTGCAGCGGAGCGGAGGAGCCCGCGGCCGGAGAGGCCCGGCCCGCCGCAGCTCGGGGGCGGAGAGCCCTTCGAACGCCCGGCCGCGGTCCCCAGGAGCGCCCGGCCGCGCCGCGCGGCCCCCGCGGCATGCCGAGGTCTGCCCCAGCCTTTTAGGTCTGATTGTCCTCGCTcgcttcctctcccctccccctcccccgcggCCTCCCCCTCCGCGCGCTCCGGCgcggccccctcccctcccctcccctccctcctccctcctccccccctcCTCCCGggctctccctcccctctccccactccggGCTCCTCTCTCGCGCCCACACTTTCTTTCTCACACACGCACGCAAGACACACTCTCCCCCTCTCCGCGCGCTCGCGCTCGGTCTCCCcgtctccctctttctctttcgcTTTGGCCTACCCTGCAACCTTTTAAAATGTTGCCCCTTCCCTGTGATTCGCCAGCCGCCGCGCCGCGGCCCCCCGCGCGCTCGCCCGCTCCCTCTCTCGCTCGCTTTTTGTCTCTCGCgctgcctctccccacctccgATTTGCTACACTAAGGCTCCCGTCAATGGACTGCATTGAGAGCCGGCTCCGGCGCGAGTTGCCTCTCCGCTTCACGCTCGATTTCCAGGCATTCTTCCCTTATTAAGTATTCGTGTAATATTAATAGTCATGAATATCTGCTATTAGGAGGCTCCAGGAACGCTGCCCAGCGCGGTTATTAGAAGCTCAAGCGAAGCCGCGGCTCAGAAAAGAGGGGGAGACACGGATTAAGgaacacgcgcgcacacacacagacacagacacacacacttttctttctttctttttttttttttgcttttttgccttttcgggttttttttttcccaattttttaaggaactttgaATCCTACCCGATCGCGGCAGGATAGAGACCGTGGGTTCGACCAACTGAAGGCGCCGCTCGAATCGGTGGTTCAAGTTCGGATGGACCAGAGCGGGGCTCCGGCGCCCGGGGGAGCGGCGGCGCGGTGACCAGAGTCCTGGGTGGCGCGGGGCGCCTTTTGTGTGGGGCGCGCTCGGGCGGCGGGGCAGCCGGGCTCTCCGCGCTTGCTTGTTGTTTTCCACCCTGACTCGTTACCCCAGACTCTTCGCAGATGTTAGTTCACAGTTTTTCAGCTATGGTGagtcccatccccacccccgacccctgcCTCCTTAGGAATCCTAGTCTGGAAACCTGGGGCTGCGGAGAGAGACCTCGGGGTCCTCGCCCGGTTTTCCTTCAGGGCGCCCGCCTTTCCTCGTTTGCATTTCCCGCCCCCCCCT
Proteins encoded in this window:
- the LOC133236715 gene encoding transcription initiation factor TFIID subunit 4-like, with amino-acid sequence MPRGPRGAAGRSWGPRPGVRRALRPRAAAGRASPAAGSSAPLQGLGRGVRPPAAARLLHGPAPRPGPALAWAAALLLPAASGDRPLCAAGRPALGSPGPGLAKEGRGGGGAPGRGPGSAETRGSPARAPLARTPRSRRKPVRLAGPLPPDAPPDDTARSPLAAAASLPAGVSEQAAPRLLHVPAEPGIIRQSRAGSETRNPCSGARHREVVETAFTVFSSSFSSRFSSPAPPPPAPSLDSHSHAHAHDAPQQGPHSGGASSLPTWVPRAPRPTLDPARRGFRSSRMGMPEPRATARGGLGARCHPDRSAKGPPGPENKATGLTWSQSLRPAPAKPRVPS